The Thioalkalivibrio thiocyanodenitrificans ARhD 1 genome window below encodes:
- a CDS encoding glycosyltransferase family 2 protein, giving the protein MPVGQGYGGGGIGSSCDLTVAIVTRNRAGLLDRALASLGGADKPPGLSYEILVVLNACTDRSEAVVRRHARQLPVRFLDEPCPGISHARNAAIGACSGRVIAWIDDDVVVGRSWFEAYARALAAHPGAAFFGGPIEPLFEGEIPPWFHQTWRLFTDVFAVRHVPCDAPVHVRYLPYGANYAVRSDWQRRFAYDPGLGRRPGFLLIGGEETALLNRILAAGGRGQWIADARVQHVISGERRTRRHLVRHYAGHGYRVGCAVRAAGGSQTFPVVLGLIRMMFFAGALMVGTLAARPAFWVRALRRAAFEAGCVMGRMNNDRAPEVSPRAASAADVSSTPEKGGRP; this is encoded by the coding sequence ATGCCGGTGGGGCAGGGGTACGGGGGCGGCGGGATCGGAAGTTCCTGCGATCTGACCGTCGCGATCGTGACACGCAATCGCGCAGGGTTGCTGGACCGTGCGCTTGCTTCGCTGGGCGGAGCCGACAAGCCGCCGGGCCTGTCCTACGAGATCCTGGTGGTCCTGAATGCATGCACCGACAGGTCCGAGGCCGTCGTGAGGCGGCATGCGCGGCAGTTGCCTGTCCGGTTTCTGGACGAACCCTGTCCTGGCATCTCCCATGCCCGTAATGCCGCGATCGGTGCGTGCAGTGGCCGCGTGATCGCGTGGATCGACGATGACGTGGTCGTTGGCCGGTCGTGGTTCGAGGCGTATGCGCGGGCACTGGCTGCGCACCCTGGTGCGGCATTCTTCGGCGGGCCGATCGAGCCGTTGTTCGAAGGCGAGATACCGCCGTGGTTCCATCAGACTTGGCGCCTTTTCACCGATGTGTTCGCTGTCCGGCATGTTCCATGTGACGCGCCGGTCCATGTCCGCTATCTGCCCTACGGTGCCAATTATGCCGTGCGTTCGGACTGGCAGCGCCGCTTTGCGTACGATCCCGGTCTCGGGCGCCGTCCGGGGTTCCTCCTGATCGGAGGAGAGGAGACGGCGCTGCTGAACCGCATCCTGGCGGCAGGCGGCCGGGGGCAATGGATCGCCGATGCCCGTGTGCAGCACGTCATTTCCGGCGAGCGCCGCACGCGCCGGCACCTGGTCCGTCATTACGCGGGCCACGGGTATCGGGTGGGCTGTGCGGTGCGTGCGGCAGGCGGCAGCCAGACCTTCCCTGTGGTTCTGGGGCTGATCCGCATGATGTTCTTTGCCGGTGCGTTGATGGTCGGAACGCTGGCGGCGCGTCCGGCGTTCTGGGTGCGCGCGCTCAGACGGGCCGCCTTCGAGGCCGGCTGCGTCATGGGACGCATGAATAACGATAGGGCGCCTGAGGTGTCACCGCGTGCGGCTTCCGCTGCAGACGTGTCCTCAACACCGGAAAAGGGAGGCCGTCCGTGA